Proteins encoded by one window of Candidatus Sumerlaea chitinivorans:
- a CDS encoding MoxR-like ATPase: MVTEIRPEVEKLQRNIEQVIKGKSATIKNLLIGFLAEGHVLLEDVPGVGKTTLAQLLARSLNLSFSRIQFTSDLLPSDILGVTIFDQTRHEFEFKPGPIFANIVLADEINRTSPKTQSALLEAMNSAQVSVDKHTYELPQPFMVIATQNPIEFHGTFPLPKSQMDRFLMRLEVGYPDIEDEVRILREQREVGNLEHVRPVMSAAEVRELQRRVRDVRIDDALLEYLALIVAATRSSQAILLGASTRAALALRRAAQAKAFYEGRDYCIPDDIKAMVVPVLAHRIQAARTYETNGTTARDEEIALRRILEEIPVPV, translated from the coding sequence GTGGTTACAGAAATTCGCCCCGAAGTCGAAAAACTGCAACGCAACATCGAACAAGTCATCAAAGGTAAGAGCGCCACGATCAAGAACCTTTTGATTGGGTTTCTCGCGGAGGGCCACGTGTTGCTGGAAGACGTGCCGGGAGTGGGGAAGACGACGCTGGCACAACTACTGGCACGTTCGCTCAACTTGAGCTTCTCGCGGATTCAATTTACGAGTGACCTCCTGCCGTCGGACATCCTTGGGGTTACAATTTTCGATCAAACTCGGCACGAATTTGAGTTCAAGCCCGGCCCCATCTTTGCCAATATCGTGCTTGCGGACGAAATCAATCGCACATCGCCCAAGACCCAATCCGCATTACTTGAGGCCATGAACAGCGCTCAAGTGTCGGTGGACAAACACACCTACGAGCTGCCGCAACCTTTCATGGTGATCGCCACCCAGAACCCCATAGAATTCCATGGAACGTTCCCCCTTCCGAAATCACAAATGGACCGTTTCCTCATGCGCCTTGAGGTGGGATATCCGGACATTGAGGACGAAGTTCGAATCTTGCGCGAACAACGGGAGGTGGGTAACCTTGAGCACGTACGTCCGGTGATGAGCGCGGCTGAAGTAAGAGAACTCCAGCGACGGGTACGCGACGTGCGGATTGATGACGCCTTGCTCGAGTATCTTGCGCTCATCGTTGCAGCCACACGTTCGTCGCAGGCGATTCTTCTCGGAGCAAGCACCCGCGCGGCGTTGGCTCTGCGACGGGCTGCGCAAGCCAAAGCTTTCTATGAAGGCCGCGACTACTGCATCCCGGACGACATCAAAGCCATGGTTGTGCCCGTGCTTGCTCACCGCATCCAAGCCGCCCGCACCTACGAAACCAACGGCACTACCGCCCGCGATGAAGAAATCGCCCTCCGCCGCATCCTCGAAGAAATCCCCGTACCGGTGTGA